The segment ATGCCTGAGCGCATGGCATACGGAGGTGTGTGATGTTTGACGGCGTTCCGGTTAGCACGGTGGATCTCTTGGTCCTTGGTGTTTCGTCCGGTGTGCGGAAGGACGGCGTGGCCTATGCCCGTGTCCTGGTTGCCATGAGCCCCCAGATGCCTAACGTGCGGGGCCTGGAAGCGGTCTACCTGGAGGCCGATCCATCCGTGGAGGCTTCCTTCAAGACCCTCCCCGCCGTCTACCGCCTGCGCCTTCGGAAGGGTGCGGTGCGGGGTTATGGCACCCGGCGGGATGAGGTGCGGGAAGTGGTCGTGGGTGCTGAGCTCATCGGCACCCTGGCCCTCAAGGAGGCTCGGGAGGTAAAGAGTGCTTGACCTTCAGGCCCTCATGCCCTTCTTCCAGGTCGTTGCCTTTGGCCTCGGCCTCATTGGTGGGGCTCTGGTGGGGGGTGAGTGGTGAACCCGTCTGCCTGGTTCATCTGGACCCTGGCCTTTACGGTGGTGCCCTTCTCCCTGCTAGCGGCCTACCGCTACATGGGCAGGCTCTATGGAGGCTTCTAATGTGGACTGGACTCCGGTCTTTCAGGCGTTTTGGTGGGGGTTCGGTGCGGGTCTGGTGGCATCGTTCCTCCGTAATCTCCTCAAGCGGCTTTAGGGACAACCGGGGTGCTAACCCCGTAGAGGTCCAGAAAGGAGGTGAGTAGCGTGGAGTTCGAGCCTTCTCAAATCGCTTCCCAGGTTACCAACTATATCGGCCTTGTGGCTGCGGCTGGCGTCGGCGTGCTGGCTCTGAGCATTGGGCTCTCTGCGGCTTGGCGCTATGCCAAGAAGTTCCTGAAGGGGTAGCCCTATGAGGAAGGCCCTCCTGCTGGTGGCTCTCCTGCTCCTGGCAGGGGGGCCTGTCTACTCTAGCGGTGTTATCGATGTGGACTATGCTCCCGTGCGGCAGACGGTGTCCATGGTGCTGCGTACGTCCAGCAGTACTGAGATTGTGCAGCTGGCATCTGGGCAATTGCGTAACTCAAAACTTGCACCTCCCGAATACCCTGCATGAACACCCCCTTCCCCCCGCAGGCGGAGGCCAAAGACCCAAAGCTCCCAGCTCGGCCATGAGGACCCGCAAGACCACCTCCGGCAGAAGCAGGCGCGCCGCCTCCCGCCCAGCCTCCCGCCAAGAAAGACCTCTCCCGTCTGGAGCTAGCCTCACCCAGTGGGCCAGCAGGTAAGCCAGGAAGGACAGCACCAGAAACCGATGCACCCCCAAGGCCGTCCGCTGCCCAAAACGCCCCAGGGAAAACTCGCTCTTTACCGTGCGGAAGAAGTGCTCAATGGTAAACCGCCGCCGCCCCCACACCAGCACAGTCCGTGGCCCCGCAGGAAAGGTGGCCACCACGTACCGCCACTCCCACCCTCCCCCGGGTAAGGGATAGCGGTACCAGCTCACCCACACGGGAAAGGGAAGTCCCCGCAGATGCACCCGACTCCCCTGCCGTCTGAGCCCAAAGAGGGGAAGCCCCTCCCGCGTCTTTCGGTCCCGCCGCATCCCCACCACCGCTTCCAGACCCAACCCCCGCACCCCCACAAGAAACCGGGCGGTGCCGAAGGCAGCATCGGCCACCACCCGAAGGTGGAAGGACTTGCGCATCCAGGGGGGCAGGGAGGCCAGAAGACGCAGGGCAAGGAGGGAAAGGGCCTTCTCCCCCTTCCCCCGCCACACCCGGTAGGCCCAGGGGATGCGCAGCTCTCCCAGCACCAGATAGAGCACCACCAGGTGGAGCCCCCACTTGCCGTGGAAAAAGGAGAGGGGCAAGGCGGGGAAGAGGCCCCGCTTCTCCAGGGTGACCAGGTCCAGGACCACCAGGAGCCTGGGCTTGGGCCCCCGCCTGGGCCTGGCCCGGTGGAGGGTTTCCTGGGCCTTCTTGCGAGCCAGGCGGATGAGGGCGCGGGTGGGCCAGGGATAGCGGTTGAGGAAGCGGGAGAGGGCGGAAGGGGACTTGGTCTTGCTGTGCTGGGGCCTGGCCTTGCCGTGGCCGGTGAGAAGGAGGAGAAGAAGCGCTTTGAGGGATTCGCGGAGGTGGGGGGTTGGCAGGAGGGCCAGGAGGGTCCAGAGTAGAGAATGGGCCGTTTGGGTCATGGCACCCTTCATCCGAAGGGAACCCGGCGGCCCTTTTCAAGTGGTCCCCTGGCGCATGGGTATGCGGGGGGTGGATAAGTGCAAGTTTTGAGATAACCCTTTCACTCGCCCCGACATAGATACGGACGGGGATGGCTGGCCCGACTGGGTGGAGTGGTATGAGGCTAATCGCCGGGGAGTACCCTGGCCGGACGTGATCAACAACCCCCAGGTCTACCC is part of the Thermus caldilimi genome and harbors:
- a CDS encoding transposase; amino-acid sequence: MKGAMTQTAHSLLWTLLALLPTPHLRESLKALLLLLLTGHGKARPQHSKTKSPSALSRFLNRYPWPTRALIRLARKKAQETLHRARPRRGPKPRLLVVLDLVTLEKRGLFPALPLSFFHGKWGLHLVVLYLVLGELRIPWAYRVWRGKGEKALSLLALRLLASLPPWMRKSFHLRVVADAAFGTARFLVGVRGLGLEAVVGMRRDRKTREGLPLFGLRRQGSRVHLRGLPFPVWVSWYRYPLPGGGWEWRYVVATFPAGPRTVLVWGRRRFTIEHFFRTVKSEFSLGRFGQRTALGVHRFLVLSFLAYLLAHWVRLAPDGRGLSWREAGREAARLLLPEVVLRVLMAELGALGLWPPPAGGRGCSCRVFGRCKF